In Deinococcota bacterium, a single window of DNA contains:
- the ligA gene encoding NAD-dependent DNA ligase LigA, with amino-acid sequence MPTKDEQRARELRSVLREANYRYFILQDPRLSDAEYDRLFHELMSIEAKRPELVTPDSPTQKVGAVLQSSFATVSHPTPMMSLDNAFSLADIELFEARVRRVLAYEGRVDYFAEMKIDGLSINLLYEAGELVWAATRGNGVQGEDVTVNMLGVAGLPLRLSEAPPRLEVRGEVYLSRREFVRINEARAEAGEPPFRNPRNAASGTLRQLDARVAAGRKLRLFAYGVGSARELGVTTQEGILAWLASAGFAVNPLKARVSGLAEIEAIYEDWTARRQALDYDADGIVFKVDELALQDELGMTSRAPRWAIAYKFLAQEVVTTVLGVTLQVGRTGKITPVAELEPRLIEGTEVSRAVLHNPNFVRDLDLRIGDQVLVHKAGGIIPEILRVMSEARPKGVAPFAFPESCPDCEEPLVHDGANLRCTSPACPAQRLARLKHFASRAAMDIVGLAEKTLVQLVKAGLLTSPPDLYSLDKASLVALERIGEVSAQNLLDSLARSKARPLDRVVFALGLPHVGSRTAQSLASAAGSLSRLSGMTENELETLHDIGKTTARAIHEALRVPATRELIDRLVALGIGVAPDPESAEHRLAGLSFVLTGTLSQPRDALKRRLERLGARVSSAVSGKTSYVVAGESPGSKLAKAQALGLRVIDEQALERMLV; translated from the coding sequence GTGCCCACTAAGGACGAACAGCGCGCGCGCGAACTCAGGAGCGTCCTCAGGGAGGCCAACTACCGCTACTTCATCCTCCAGGACCCCCGCCTCAGCGACGCCGAGTACGACAGGCTGTTTCACGAACTGATGAGCATCGAGGCCAAGCGTCCCGAGCTCGTGACGCCCGACTCGCCCACCCAGAAGGTCGGCGCGGTGCTTCAGTCGAGCTTCGCTACCGTCAGCCACCCGACGCCCATGATGTCGCTCGATAACGCCTTCAGCCTCGCCGACATCGAGCTTTTCGAGGCCCGGGTGCGGCGCGTCCTGGCCTATGAGGGCAGGGTGGACTACTTCGCCGAGATGAAGATCGACGGCCTCTCCATCAACCTCCTCTACGAGGCCGGCGAGCTCGTCTGGGCGGCGACGCGCGGCAACGGCGTCCAGGGCGAGGACGTGACCGTCAACATGCTGGGCGTAGCGGGCCTGCCCCTCAGGCTCAGCGAGGCGCCGCCGCGGCTCGAGGTCAGGGGCGAGGTCTACCTCTCGCGCCGGGAGTTCGTGCGCATCAACGAGGCGCGCGCGGAGGCGGGCGAGCCGCCCTTTCGCAACCCGCGCAACGCCGCCTCGGGCACCTTGCGCCAGCTCGATGCGCGGGTTGCCGCCGGCCGCAAGCTGCGGCTCTTCGCCTACGGCGTGGGCAGCGCCCGCGAGCTGGGCGTGACGACCCAGGAGGGCATCCTGGCCTGGCTCGCCTCGGCGGGCTTCGCCGTCAACCCGCTCAAGGCCCGCGTCAGCGGTTTGGCGGAGATCGAAGCCATCTATGAGGACTGGACCGCGCGGCGTCAGGCGCTCGACTACGACGCCGACGGCATCGTCTTCAAGGTCGACGAGCTGGCCCTGCAAGACGAGCTCGGCATGACCAGCCGGGCGCCTAGATGGGCCATCGCCTACAAGTTCTTGGCACAGGAGGTGGTCACCACCGTGCTGGGCGTCACCCTGCAGGTCGGCCGCACCGGCAAGATCACCCCGGTGGCCGAGCTCGAGCCCCGGCTCATCGAAGGGACCGAGGTGTCGCGGGCGGTCCTGCACAACCCCAACTTCGTCCGCGACTTGGACCTGCGCATAGGCGACCAGGTGCTCGTCCACAAGGCCGGCGGCATCATCCCCGAGATCCTGCGGGTGATGAGCGAGGCGCGCCCCAAGGGGGTGGCGCCCTTCGCCTTTCCCGAGAGCTGCCCCGACTGCGAAGAGCCCCTCGTCCACGACGGCGCCAACCTCCGCTGTACCAGTCCGGCCTGTCCCGCCCAGCGCCTCGCGCGCCTCAAGCACTTCGCCTCGAGGGCGGCGATGGACATCGTGGGCCTGGCCGAGAAGACGCTGGTTCAGCTCGTCAAGGCCGGCCTGCTCACCTCGCCGCCGGACCTCTACAGCCTCGACAAGGCTAGTCTCGTCGCCCTCGAGCGCATCGGCGAGGTCTCGGCGCAAAACCTCTTGGACAGCCTGGCGAGGAGCAAGGCGCGGCCGCTCGACCGGGTCGTCTTCGCGCTCGGCCTGCCCCACGTCGGCAGCCGTACCGCCCAGTCCTTGGCGAGCGCGGCCGGCTCGCTCTCACGCCTCTCGGGCATGACTGAGAACGAACTCGAAACCCTCCACGACATCGGCAAGACGACCGCGCGGGCGATTCACGAAGCCCTGCGGGTCCCGGCGACCCGCGAGCTCATAGACAGGCTGGTCGCCCTGGGCATCGGTGTGGCGCCCGACCCGGAGAGCGCCGAGCACCGCTTGGCTGGCCTCAGCTTCGTCCTGACCGGCACCTTGAGCCAACCCCGGGACGCGCTCAAGCGCCGGCTCGAGCGCCTGGGCGCCCGCGTCTCCTCGGCGGTGAGCGGCAAGACGAGCTACGTGGTGGCTGGAGAAAGTCCCGGTTCCAAGCTGGCCAAGGCCCAAGCGCTCGGCCTGCGGGTGATCGACGAACAGGCGCTCGAGCGGATGTTGGTGTAG